A stretch of Cucumis sativus cultivar 9930 chromosome 2, Cucumber_9930_V3, whole genome shotgun sequence DNA encodes these proteins:
- the LOC101219952 gene encoding uncharacterized protein LOC101219952 — protein MQNAAVIFLSVLLSAAFHPALSLVDGYLPNGDFERGPNASDMNGTVVKGPYAIPEWEISGFVEYIKSGQKQGDMLLVVPEGAFAVRLGNEASIKQKIKVVKGLYYSITFSAARTCAQEERLNISVAPDWGVLPMQTLYNSNGWDLYAWAFQAESDEVVILIHNPGEEEDPACGPLIDAIAIKTLYPPKASNDNLVKNGDFESGPYVFPNASSGVLVPPNIEDDHSPIPGWMVESLKAVKYIDSDHFSVPSGKRAVELVAGKESAIAQIVRTIPGKTYILSFVVGDASNSCEGSMVVEAFAGKNTLKVPYQSKGNGGSKPAALKFKAESTRTRIMFLSTFYTMRSDDFSSLCGPVLDKVRLLSVRNPKA, from the exons ATGCAGAACGCCGCCGTCATCTTCTTGTCGGTGCTTCTCTCCGCCGCCTTCCATCCTGCTCTCAGCCTCGTCGACG gGTATTTGCCAAATGGGGATTTCGAGAGAGGTCCGAATGCGTCGGACATGAACGGCACGGTGGTTAAAGGTCCATACGCGATACCGGAATGGGAAATTTCAGGCTTCGTTGAGTACATAAAGTCCGGGCAGAAACAAGGCGACATGTTGCTGGTGGTGCCGGAGGGGGCGTTCGCCGTTCGGCTAGGAAACGAGGCATCGAtcaaacaaaagattaaaGTAGTCAAAGGACTTTACTATTCAATCACTTTCAGCGCCGCCCGAACGTGCGCTCAAGAGGAGCGTCTCAACATCTCCGTCGCGCCGGACTGGGGGGTTCTTCCGATGCAAACCCTTTACAACAGCAATGGATGGGACTTATACGCTTGGGCCTTCCAAGCCGAATCCGACGAGGTCGTTATTCTCATCCATAACCCTGGTGAAGAGGAAGATCCAGCTTGTGGCCCTCTCATTGACGCCATTGCTATTAAGACCCTCTACCCTCCTAAGGCCTCCAATG ATAATCTGGTGAAGAATGGGGATTTTGAGAGTGGCCCATACGTGTTTCCCAACGCATCATCAGGAGTTTTGGTCCCACCGAATATCGAAGATGACCACTCTCCGATCCCCGGCTGGATGGTTGAATCTCTCAAGGCCGTCAAATACATCGATTCCGACCATTTCTCCGTTCCGAGCGGGAAACGCGCCGTCGAGTTAGTCGCAGGAAAAGAAAGCGCAATAGCCCAGATCGTCCGAACGATCCCTGGAAAAACCTACATCCTCTCATTCGTCGTCGGCGATGCGAGCAACTCGTGCGAAGGATCTATGGTCGTTGAAGCTTTCGCCGGAAAAAACACACTGAAAGTGCCGTATCAATCGAAAGGCAACGGTGGGTCGAAACCAGCTGCGCTAAAATTTAAGGCGGAATCGACGAGGACAAGAATTATGTTCTTGAGCACATTCTACACCATGCGAAGCGATGATTTCTCGTCGCTGTGTGGACCGGTGCTGGATAAAGTGAGATTGTTGAGCGTTAGAAACCCTAAAGCGTGA
- the LOC101219711 gene encoding GTP-binding nuclear protein Ran1A, with protein sequence MALPNQATVDYPSFKLVIVGDGGTGKTTFVKRHLTGEFEKKYEPTIGVEVHPLDFFTNYGKIRFYCWDTAGQEKFGGLRDGYYIHGQCAIIMFDVTARLTYKNVPTWHRDLCRVCENIPIVLCGNKVDVKNRQVKAKQVTFHRKKNLQYYEISAKSNYNFEKPFLYLARKLAGNPELHFVESPALAPPEVQIDLAVQEQHERELAQAAVQPLPDEDDDAFD encoded by the exons ATG GCGCTGCCAAACCAGGCCACCGTAGATTACCCTAGCTTTAAGCTTGTAATTGTCGGAGATGGTGGAACAG GGAAGACAACTTTTGTAAAACGTCATCTTACTGGAGAGTTCGAGAAGAAATACGAAC CTACAATCGGAGTTGAAGTTCATCCACTGGACTTCTTTACGAACTATGGAAAGATAAGGTTTTACTGCTGGGATACCGCTGGTCAGGAGAAGTTTGGTGGACTTAGAGATGGTTACTA cATTCATGGGCAGTGTGCCATCATCATGTTTGATGTCACAGCTCGTTTAACATACAAAAATGTCCCAACATGGCATCGTGATCTCTGCAG GGTTTGTGAGAACATACCAATCGTATTGTGTGGAAACAAGGTGGATGTGAAAAACAGACAGGTTAAAGCAAAGCAAGTGACCTTCCACAGGAAGAAAAATCTTCAGTACTACGAAATCTCAGCAAAGAGTAACTACAACTTTGAGAAGCCCTTCTTGTACCTTGCCAGAAAGCTTGCTGG GAATCCAGAACTCCACTTTGTCGAATCACCTGCCCTTGCTCCTCCTGAAGTCCAAATTGACTTGGCCGTTCAAGAACA GCATGAACGAGAGTTGGCGCAAGCTGCTGTACAACCTCTTCCTGACGAAGATGACGATGCTTTTGACTAA
- the LOC101219472 gene encoding tRNA (cytosine(38)-C(5))-methyltransferase 2 isoform X1, giving the protein MEKVFPKLQDEPWRVLEFYSGIGGMRYSLLSAGIHAKVVQAFDINDKANDVYEHNFGDRPYQGNIESLTAADIDSYQAHVWLLSPPCQPYTRQGLQKQSGDARAFSFLKILELMVEASRPPVMLFMENVVGFETSDTHTKMIEILEKTGFSTQEFILSPMQFGVPYSRPRYFCLAKRKPLFFEKELYNNQLLWSPNPLLDSDANLESIETHGSQATSDKLLLSCEPICRFLDHSNHQELSFYDASSIQSEVALEKNKDADEQVIEPFNQYLVPSSLIDRWGSAMDIVYPDSRRCCCFTKSYYRYVKGTGSLLAPFETEGMGKAHSLKEQKLRYFTPREVANLHSFPEDFQFPQHIGLRQRKQTVNYQISDGFDNSSLISWVRFHEMKIQVIRNYALLGNSLSIAVVAPLLRYLFTEPS; this is encoded by the exons ATGGAGAAGGTTTTTCCGAAGCTGCAAGACGAACCATGGAGAGTCCTCGAGTTCTACAGCGGCATTGGTGGCATG AGGTACTCGCTACTGAGTGCTGGCATCCATGCGAAAGTGGTACAAGCTTTTGATATTAACGACAAAGCAAACGATGTATACGAACACAATTTCGGTGATCGTCCATACCAG GGTAACATTGAAAGTCTGACTGCTGCTGATATCGACAGCTACCAAGCTCATGTTTGGCTTCTTTCACCTCCTTGCCAACCATATACTAGACAAG GTCTACAAAAGCAATCTGGCGATGCTCGGGCATTTTCATTCCTCAAAATTCTTGAGTTGATGGTAGAAGCATCGAGGCCACCAGTAATGTTATTCATGGAAAACGTTGTCGGCTTTGAG ACATCTGACACACATACAAAAATGATTGAGATATTGGAAAAGACTGGTTTTTCTACACAAGAGTTTATTTTAAGCCCAATGCAATTCGGTGTCCCATATTCCAGACCGCGGTACTTCTGTCTG GCCAAAAGGAAGCCTTTATTCTTTGAGAAGgaattatataataatcaaCTTCTTTGGTCTCCAAACCCATTACTTGATAGTGATGCTAACTTAGAAAGCATTGAAACTCATGGATCCCAAGCAACTTCTGATAAGTTATTGCTCTCTTGCGAGCCAATATGTAGGTTTCTTGACCATTCCAACCATCAGGAGTTAAGTTTTTATGATGCCAGTAGTATTCAAAGTGAGGTTGCATTGGAGAAAAACAAGGATGCCGATGAGCAAGTTATTGAACCTTTTAATCAATATCTCGTCCCATCCAGTTTGATAGACAGATGGGGCAGTGCTATGG ATATTGTATATCCTGATTCAAGGCGATGCTGCTGTTTCACAAAAAGCTACTACCGATATGTTAAGGGCACAGGCTCGCTTTTGGCACCTTTTGAG ACTGAAGGGATGGGCAAGGCTCATTCTCTTAAAGAGCAGAAGCTCAGATATTTTACTCCTAGAGAG gtTGCTAACTTGCATTCCTTTCCGGAAGATTTTCAATTTCCCCAACACATCGGTCTTAGACAACG GAAACAAACAGTTAACTACCAGATTTCTGATGGCTTTGACAATTCATCACTCATCAGCTGGGTTAGATTTCATGAGATGAAAATTCAAGTCATTAGAAA TTACGCACTACTAGGGAACAGTTTGAGCATTGCCGTTGTTGCTCCCTTGCTCAGATATCTCTTTACTGAGCCATCTTGA
- the LOC101219472 gene encoding tRNA (cytosine(38)-C(5))-methyltransferase 2 isoform X3 — protein MRKWYKLLILTTKQTMYTNTISVIVHTSYQAHVWLLSPPCQPYTRQGLQKQSGDARAFSFLKILELMVEASRPPVMLFMENVVGFETSDTHTKMIEILEKTGFSTQEFILSPMQFGVPYSRPRYFCLAKRKPLFFEKELYNNQLLWSPNPLLDSDANLESIETHGSQATSDKLLLSCEPICRFLDHSNHQELSFYDASSIQSEVALEKNKDADEQVIEPFNQYLVPSSLIDRWGSAMDIVYPDSRRCCCFTKSYYRYVKGTGSLLAPFETEGMGKAHSLKEQKLRYFTPREVANLHSFPEDFQFPQHIGLRQRKQTVNYQISDGFDNSSLISWVRFHEMKIQVIRNYALLGNSLSIAVVAPLLRYLFTEPS, from the exons ATGCGAAAGTGGTACAAGCTTTTGATATTAACGACAAAGCAAACGATGTATACGAACACAATTTCGGTGATCGTCCATACCAG CTACCAAGCTCATGTTTGGCTTCTTTCACCTCCTTGCCAACCATATACTAGACAAG GTCTACAAAAGCAATCTGGCGATGCTCGGGCATTTTCATTCCTCAAAATTCTTGAGTTGATGGTAGAAGCATCGAGGCCACCAGTAATGTTATTCATGGAAAACGTTGTCGGCTTTGAG ACATCTGACACACATACAAAAATGATTGAGATATTGGAAAAGACTGGTTTTTCTACACAAGAGTTTATTTTAAGCCCAATGCAATTCGGTGTCCCATATTCCAGACCGCGGTACTTCTGTCTG GCCAAAAGGAAGCCTTTATTCTTTGAGAAGgaattatataataatcaaCTTCTTTGGTCTCCAAACCCATTACTTGATAGTGATGCTAACTTAGAAAGCATTGAAACTCATGGATCCCAAGCAACTTCTGATAAGTTATTGCTCTCTTGCGAGCCAATATGTAGGTTTCTTGACCATTCCAACCATCAGGAGTTAAGTTTTTATGATGCCAGTAGTATTCAAAGTGAGGTTGCATTGGAGAAAAACAAGGATGCCGATGAGCAAGTTATTGAACCTTTTAATCAATATCTCGTCCCATCCAGTTTGATAGACAGATGGGGCAGTGCTATGG ATATTGTATATCCTGATTCAAGGCGATGCTGCTGTTTCACAAAAAGCTACTACCGATATGTTAAGGGCACAGGCTCGCTTTTGGCACCTTTTGAG ACTGAAGGGATGGGCAAGGCTCATTCTCTTAAAGAGCAGAAGCTCAGATATTTTACTCCTAGAGAG gtTGCTAACTTGCATTCCTTTCCGGAAGATTTTCAATTTCCCCAACACATCGGTCTTAGACAACG GAAACAAACAGTTAACTACCAGATTTCTGATGGCTTTGACAATTCATCACTCATCAGCTGGGTTAGATTTCATGAGATGAAAATTCAAGTCATTAGAAA TTACGCACTACTAGGGAACAGTTTGAGCATTGCCGTTGTTGCTCCCTTGCTCAGATATCTCTTTACTGAGCCATCTTGA
- the LOC101219472 gene encoding tRNA (cytosine(38)-C(5))-methyltransferase 2 isoform X2, translated as MEKVFPKLQDEPWRVLEFYSGIGGMRYSLLSAGIHAKVVQAFDINDKANDVYEHNFGDRPYQGNIESLTAADIDSYQAHVWLLSPPCQPYTRQGLQKQSGDARAFSFLKILELMVEASRPPVMLFMENVVGFETSDTHTKMIEILEKTGFSTQEFILSPMQFGVPYSRPRYFCLAKRKPLFFEKELYNNQLLWSPNPLLDSDANLESIETHGSQATSDKLLLSCEPICRFLDHSNHQELSFYDASSIQSEVALEKNKDADEQVIEPFNQYLVPSSLIDRWGSAMDIVYPDSRRCCCFTKSYYRYVKGTGSLLAPFETEGMGKAHSLKEQKLRYFTPREVANLHSFPEDFQFPQHIGLRQRYALLGNSLSIAVVAPLLRYLFTEPS; from the exons ATGGAGAAGGTTTTTCCGAAGCTGCAAGACGAACCATGGAGAGTCCTCGAGTTCTACAGCGGCATTGGTGGCATG AGGTACTCGCTACTGAGTGCTGGCATCCATGCGAAAGTGGTACAAGCTTTTGATATTAACGACAAAGCAAACGATGTATACGAACACAATTTCGGTGATCGTCCATACCAG GGTAACATTGAAAGTCTGACTGCTGCTGATATCGACAGCTACCAAGCTCATGTTTGGCTTCTTTCACCTCCTTGCCAACCATATACTAGACAAG GTCTACAAAAGCAATCTGGCGATGCTCGGGCATTTTCATTCCTCAAAATTCTTGAGTTGATGGTAGAAGCATCGAGGCCACCAGTAATGTTATTCATGGAAAACGTTGTCGGCTTTGAG ACATCTGACACACATACAAAAATGATTGAGATATTGGAAAAGACTGGTTTTTCTACACAAGAGTTTATTTTAAGCCCAATGCAATTCGGTGTCCCATATTCCAGACCGCGGTACTTCTGTCTG GCCAAAAGGAAGCCTTTATTCTTTGAGAAGgaattatataataatcaaCTTCTTTGGTCTCCAAACCCATTACTTGATAGTGATGCTAACTTAGAAAGCATTGAAACTCATGGATCCCAAGCAACTTCTGATAAGTTATTGCTCTCTTGCGAGCCAATATGTAGGTTTCTTGACCATTCCAACCATCAGGAGTTAAGTTTTTATGATGCCAGTAGTATTCAAAGTGAGGTTGCATTGGAGAAAAACAAGGATGCCGATGAGCAAGTTATTGAACCTTTTAATCAATATCTCGTCCCATCCAGTTTGATAGACAGATGGGGCAGTGCTATGG ATATTGTATATCCTGATTCAAGGCGATGCTGCTGTTTCACAAAAAGCTACTACCGATATGTTAAGGGCACAGGCTCGCTTTTGGCACCTTTTGAG ACTGAAGGGATGGGCAAGGCTCATTCTCTTAAAGAGCAGAAGCTCAGATATTTTACTCCTAGAGAG gtTGCTAACTTGCATTCCTTTCCGGAAGATTTTCAATTTCCCCAACACATCGGTCTTAGACAACG TTACGCACTACTAGGGAACAGTTTGAGCATTGCCGTTGTTGCTCCCTTGCTCAGATATCTCTTTACTGAGCCATCTTGA